One genomic segment of Sebastes fasciatus isolate fSebFas1 chromosome 17, fSebFas1.pri, whole genome shotgun sequence includes these proteins:
- the ccn2b gene encoding CCN family member 2b isoform X2 produces MSLETSATFSVLLLIIISSTAALDCSQPCACPADPPPPCPVGTSLVLDGCGCCKVCARQLGEPCSLLEPCDHHKELYCDYTLLSDTETGICMAQEGQTCDLGGVIYRSGESFQPSCKHHCVCMNGEIGCVPTCASDVRLPSPDCPYPHPVQIPGKCCEEWVCDQSPRDHHYQSVMAGASQIHPLPSSHPASVFRRVSPHHGLQAESPRDNCIVQTTEWSECSASCGMAVSSRITNDNRRCQLERQTRICMVRPCNSQQEQEIKKGKKCIRTPKAQRGMHFELSGCSSTKLYRPKFCGVCTDDRCCTPHTTVTAEVEFRCPEGEGVFTKKMMFIKTCSCHRDCPQDNDIFLASNTRRMIGDYDNDM; encoded by the exons atgtctctGGAAACTTCAGCCACATTCTCTGTTCTCCTgctcatcatcatctcatcG ACGGCGGCCCTGGACTGTTCCCAGCCCTGCGCCTGCCCTGCAGACCCCCCACCACCCTGCCCAGTAGGGACCAGTCTGGTCCTGGACGGCTGTGGCTGCTGTAAGGTGTGTGCCAGGCAGCTGGGGGAGCCCTGCTCTCTGCTGGAGCCCTGCGACCATCACAAGGAGCTCTACTGTGACTACACCCTGCTGAGTGACACGGAGACCGGCATCTGCATGG ctcaGGAGGGTCAGACGTGTGACCTGGGGGGTGTAATATACCGCAGCGGAGAGTCCTTCCAGCCCAGCTGTAAGCAccactgtgtgtgcatgaacgGAGAGATCGGATGCGTGCCGACGTGTGCCAGCGACGTCCGGCTGCCCTCCCCCGACTGCCCGTACCCGCACCCCGTCCAGATCCCCGGGAAATGCTGCGAGGAGTGGGTGTGTGACCAGTCGCCTCGAGATCACCACTACCAGTCGGTGATGGCCG GAGCCTCTCAGATTCACCCGTTGCCGTCTTCACATCCTGCCTCAGTCTTCAGACGAGTGTCTCCTCATCACGGACTGCAGGCAGAGAGCCCCAGAGACAACTGTATAGTCCAGACTACGGAGTGGAGCGAGTGCTCGGCCAGCTGCGGCATGGCCGTCTCGTCTCGCATCACCAACGACAACCGGCGCTGCCAGCTGGAGAGGCAGACCAGGATCTGCATGGTCCGACCCTGCAACAGCCAGCAGGAGCAAGAAATCAAG AAGGGGAAGAAATGCATCCGAACACCAAAGGCCCAGCGAGGGATGCACTTCGAGCTGTCGGGCTGCTCCAGCACCAAGCTGTACAGACCAAAGTTCTGCGGAGTCTGCACGGACGACCGCTGCTGCACGCCGCACACGACCGTCACGGCCGAGGTGGAGTTCCGCTGTCCGGAGGGAGAGGGAGTCTTCACCAAGAAGATGATGTTCATCAAGACCTGCTCCTGCCACCGTGACTGTCCACAAGACAACGACATCTTCCTGGCGTCCAACACGCGGAGGATGATCGGAGACTATGATAATGACATGTGA
- the ccn2b gene encoding CCN family member 2b isoform X1, with translation MAQLSLATPTGLVFKSVSPPRLHQSAAGRITRASLLPGTRTTDRNMSLETSATFSVLLLIIISSTAALDCSQPCACPADPPPPCPVGTSLVLDGCGCCKVCARQLGEPCSLLEPCDHHKELYCDYTLLSDTETGICMAQEGQTCDLGGVIYRSGESFQPSCKHHCVCMNGEIGCVPTCASDVRLPSPDCPYPHPVQIPGKCCEEWVCDQSPRDHHYQSVMAGASQIHPLPSSHPASVFRRVSPHHGLQAESPRDNCIVQTTEWSECSASCGMAVSSRITNDNRRCQLERQTRICMVRPCNSQQEQEIKKGKKCIRTPKAQRGMHFELSGCSSTKLYRPKFCGVCTDDRCCTPHTTVTAEVEFRCPEGEGVFTKKMMFIKTCSCHRDCPQDNDIFLASNTRRMIGDYDNDM, from the exons ATGGCTCAGCTTTCTCTGGCTACACCCACGGGGCTGGTATTTAAGTCCGTTTCTCCTCCCAGGCTTCATCAGTCTGCTGCGGGGAGAATAACAAGAGCGAGCCTCCTACCAGGAACCAGGACTACtgacagaaacatgtctctGGAAACTTCAGCCACATTCTCTGTTCTCCTgctcatcatcatctcatcG ACGGCGGCCCTGGACTGTTCCCAGCCCTGCGCCTGCCCTGCAGACCCCCCACCACCCTGCCCAGTAGGGACCAGTCTGGTCCTGGACGGCTGTGGCTGCTGTAAGGTGTGTGCCAGGCAGCTGGGGGAGCCCTGCTCTCTGCTGGAGCCCTGCGACCATCACAAGGAGCTCTACTGTGACTACACCCTGCTGAGTGACACGGAGACCGGCATCTGCATGG ctcaGGAGGGTCAGACGTGTGACCTGGGGGGTGTAATATACCGCAGCGGAGAGTCCTTCCAGCCCAGCTGTAAGCAccactgtgtgtgcatgaacgGAGAGATCGGATGCGTGCCGACGTGTGCCAGCGACGTCCGGCTGCCCTCCCCCGACTGCCCGTACCCGCACCCCGTCCAGATCCCCGGGAAATGCTGCGAGGAGTGGGTGTGTGACCAGTCGCCTCGAGATCACCACTACCAGTCGGTGATGGCCG GAGCCTCTCAGATTCACCCGTTGCCGTCTTCACATCCTGCCTCAGTCTTCAGACGAGTGTCTCCTCATCACGGACTGCAGGCAGAGAGCCCCAGAGACAACTGTATAGTCCAGACTACGGAGTGGAGCGAGTGCTCGGCCAGCTGCGGCATGGCCGTCTCGTCTCGCATCACCAACGACAACCGGCGCTGCCAGCTGGAGAGGCAGACCAGGATCTGCATGGTCCGACCCTGCAACAGCCAGCAGGAGCAAGAAATCAAG AAGGGGAAGAAATGCATCCGAACACCAAAGGCCCAGCGAGGGATGCACTTCGAGCTGTCGGGCTGCTCCAGCACCAAGCTGTACAGACCAAAGTTCTGCGGAGTCTGCACGGACGACCGCTGCTGCACGCCGCACACGACCGTCACGGCCGAGGTGGAGTTCCGCTGTCCGGAGGGAGAGGGAGTCTTCACCAAGAAGATGATGTTCATCAAGACCTGCTCCTGCCACCGTGACTGTCCACAAGACAACGACATCTTCCTGGCGTCCAACACGCGGAGGATGATCGGAGACTATGATAATGACATGTGA